One window of Bifidobacterium pseudocatenulatum DSM 20438 = JCM 1200 = LMG 10505 genomic DNA carries:
- the secG gene encoding preprotein translocase subunit SecG, translated as MAIVKLVLQIILVIFSLLLTLLILMHKGKGGGLSDMFGGGLTQNAGSSGVAEKNLNRWTVIIAVLWVAIIIALGLMTKFDLI; from the coding sequence ATGGCCATCGTCAAGCTTGTGCTGCAGATTATTCTTGTTATTTTCAGCCTCTTGCTCACCCTGTTGATTCTGATGCACAAGGGTAAGGGCGGCGGTCTGTCCGATATGTTCGGCGGCGGTCTCACCCAGAATGCGGGTTCTTCCGGTGTCGCGGAAAAGAACCTGAATCGTTGGACCGTCATCATCGCGGTGCTGTGGGTTGCCATCATCATTGCCCTCGGTCTGATGACGAAGTTCGATCTCATCTGA
- the tal gene encoding transaldolase, whose protein sequence is MTEATQRTSDSGVSIWLDDLSRTRIESGNLQELIKDKNVVGVTTNPSIFQKALSQVGPYDAQLKELGKVDVETAIRELTTTDVRNATDIFREIAEATDFVDGRVSIEVDPRLAHETEATEQQAVELWEKVNRPNAMIKIPATLEGLPAITATLAKGISVNVTLIFSLERYEQVIDAFIEGIAQADANGHDLKHIGSVASFFVSRVDTAVDNKLEEIGSDEAKALEGKAAIANARLAYELFENKFANDPRWAALEAKGAKKQRPLWASTGTKNPAYSDCVYVDELVAPLIVNTMPEKTLNALADHGNGAPTIKGTYEESHAIMAKLAELGIDFKAVTDKLEADGVASFIKSWDSVLTDVQAGIDRVNG, encoded by the coding sequence ATGACTGAAGCAACTCAGCGCACCTCTGACTCCGGTGTCTCGATCTGGCTGGACGATCTGTCCCGCACCCGTATCGAATCCGGCAACCTGCAGGAGCTCATCAAGGACAAGAACGTCGTTGGCGTCACCACCAACCCGTCCATCTTCCAGAAGGCTCTGAGCCAGGTCGGCCCGTACGATGCACAGCTCAAGGAGCTCGGCAAGGTTGACGTTGAGACCGCTATCCGCGAGCTCACCACCACCGACGTGCGCAACGCCACCGACATCTTCCGTGAGATCGCCGAAGCCACCGATTTCGTCGATGGCCGCGTTTCCATCGAAGTTGATCCGCGTCTGGCCCACGAGACCGAAGCCACCGAGCAGCAGGCTGTCGAGCTCTGGGAGAAGGTCAACCGTCCGAACGCCATGATCAAGATCCCGGCAACCCTCGAAGGCCTGCCGGCAATCACTGCAACCCTGGCCAAGGGCATCTCCGTCAACGTCACCCTGATCTTCTCGCTCGAGCGTTACGAGCAGGTCATCGATGCCTTCATCGAAGGCATCGCTCAGGCTGACGCCAACGGCCATGACCTGAAGCACATCGGTTCCGTCGCTTCCTTCTTCGTGTCCCGCGTGGACACCGCCGTCGACAACAAGCTTGAGGAGATCGGCTCCGATGAGGCCAAGGCTCTCGAGGGCAAGGCCGCTATCGCCAACGCTCGCCTCGCTTACGAGCTGTTCGAGAACAAGTTCGCCAACGATCCGCGTTGGGCTGCTCTCGAAGCCAAGGGCGCCAAGAAGCAGCGTCCGCTGTGGGCCTCCACCGGCACTAAGAACCCGGCCTATTCCGATTGCGTCTACGTTGACGAGCTCGTTGCCCCGCTCATCGTGAACACCATGCCGGAGAAGACCCTGAACGCTCTCGCCGATCACGGCAACGGCGCTCCGACCATCAAGGGTACCTACGAAGAGTCCCACGCCATCATGGCCAAGCTCGCTGAGCTGGGCATCGACTTCAAGGCTGTCACCGACAAGCTGGAAGCCGACGGCGTCGCTTCCTTCATCAAGTCCTGGGATTCCGTCCTTACTGACGTCCAGGCTGGCATCGACCGCGTCAACGGCTGA
- a CDS encoding HAD family hydrolase, producing the protein MVVADLDGTLLHDGETFEERFLTQRSIDVINRMHDNGVTFVVETARPVSTGFSFVEKLPVDAVAYLNGALIDFNPASSNYEMLTSPMLPEDGHLKKIGFSSQRACEVCKNLLNELPGMEVGIVMDDVRYTNFDVTKYWKTQTWRYTDFDDVPEGIADKLIIFPNDEQRNQVGSLVPNDFDVHISEGSLWMLMNPQANKEHALDLLAEHFETPMSNTVSFGDDLVDIAMLRKSGRGVAVANANPDVLNIADEICPSNNDDGVAQWIEDNLL; encoded by the coding sequence ATGGTCGTCGCGGATTTGGACGGTACTTTGCTGCATGATGGCGAAACGTTCGAGGAACGTTTTCTTACACAACGTTCCATCGATGTGATTAACCGCATGCACGATAATGGCGTGACCTTCGTTGTGGAAACGGCACGTCCGGTCAGCACAGGCTTTTCGTTCGTGGAAAAACTGCCGGTTGATGCCGTTGCCTATCTCAATGGAGCATTGATCGATTTCAATCCAGCCTCATCAAATTATGAAATGCTCACTTCGCCGATGCTGCCGGAAGACGGCCATCTCAAGAAAATCGGATTCTCCTCACAGCGAGCATGCGAAGTCTGCAAGAATCTGTTGAATGAACTGCCCGGTATGGAAGTCGGCATTGTCATGGATGATGTGAGATACACCAATTTCGATGTTACGAAATATTGGAAAACACAGACCTGGCGATACACTGACTTTGACGATGTTCCTGAAGGCATCGCCGATAAGCTCATTATCTTCCCTAACGATGAGCAGCGGAATCAGGTCGGTTCTCTTGTGCCCAACGATTTTGACGTACATATCTCTGAGGGATCGCTGTGGATGTTGATGAATCCTCAAGCCAACAAGGAGCATGCGTTGGATTTGCTGGCAGAACATTTTGAGACGCCGATGAGCAATACCGTCTCATTCGGTGACGATTTGGTCGACATTGCCATGCTACGTAAATCCGGCAGGGGAGTGGCGGTGGCGAACGCCAATCCGGATGTGTTGAACATCGCAGATGAAATCTGTCCATCTAATAATGATGACGGTGTGGCGCAGTGGATTGAAGATAATCTGCTGTGA
- the rapZ gene encoding RNase adapter RapZ, which produces MAQKDIDVQANGTHASAPSPAEGFEVLLITGMSGAGRSHAADSIEDMGWYVVDNMPPKLLVPLVDMMTTGSNIHKLAAVVDVRSRDYFDDLSAVLSHLDDLGVKTRILFLDASNEVLIKRYESVRRPHPLQQGNRLIDGILEERDLLENLKERADIVIDTSSLSIHQLSTKLYEAMLGSGPTTVSVHIFSFGFKYGIPIDADFVADVRFLPNPFWVPRLRSLTGRDKEVSDYVLSSEGAADFLDSYEKALSIAIEGYAQEDKHYVTIAIGCTGGQHRSVAMSEALAKRLRARGLSVSVSARELDKRSAEK; this is translated from the coding sequence ATGGCACAGAAAGACATCGACGTACAGGCGAATGGCACGCATGCCAGCGCCCCTTCGCCGGCTGAAGGTTTTGAAGTATTGCTGATCACCGGCATGAGCGGTGCGGGCCGTTCGCATGCTGCCGACAGCATTGAAGACATGGGTTGGTATGTGGTTGACAACATGCCTCCAAAACTGCTGGTGCCCTTGGTGGACATGATGACCACGGGATCCAATATTCACAAACTCGCCGCTGTTGTCGACGTGCGTTCCCGCGACTATTTCGATGACCTGTCCGCGGTGCTCAGCCATCTGGACGATCTTGGTGTGAAAACGCGTATCCTGTTCCTTGATGCCAGCAACGAGGTGCTGATCAAACGATATGAATCCGTACGCAGGCCTCATCCGTTGCAGCAGGGCAATCGACTGATTGACGGCATTCTCGAGGAACGAGATCTGCTTGAGAATCTCAAAGAACGTGCGGACATCGTTATCGACACGTCATCATTGAGTATCCATCAGCTGTCCACGAAATTATATGAGGCCATGCTCGGATCCGGTCCGACCACGGTTTCCGTGCACATCTTCAGTTTCGGTTTCAAATACGGTATTCCCATCGACGCCGACTTTGTGGCCGACGTGAGATTCCTGCCGAATCCATTTTGGGTTCCCAGGCTTCGCTCGCTGACTGGACGCGACAAAGAGGTGAGTGATTACGTACTTTCCAGCGAAGGGGCCGCGGACTTCCTCGACTCGTATGAAAAGGCGCTTTCGATTGCGATTGAAGGATATGCGCAGGAAGATAAGCATTATGTGACTATTGCGATTGGTTGCACCGGAGGCCAGCATCGTTCTGTCGCGATGAGTGAGGCTTTGGCTAAGCGACTGCGTGCGAGGGGGTTGTCGGTTTCCGTTTCCGCACGCGAGCTTGATAAGCGGTCAGCGGAAAAATGA
- the whiA gene encoding DNA-binding protein WhiA, which produces MALLDDVKSELAAIDNELPIAKKAQATAMIRFGNGLHSVDHHILVQVQLDSQDAAAWLQDTIKNLYGHEATLTPVSRQTPTGTVQRYVIRVPKGSTALVLQTGLYSRYTKNMVLGLPSDIINGKIAQIKSAWRGAFLANGRLSDPGKASYLEIVCPNHEAALALVSTARRLGITAKPRKLRSSERVTLRDPDAIERMLILMGAPRSAREWTGKRSDGEARGKANRLANFDDANMRRSAKAAAEACDKVRQAFEILGDDIPDNLKSAGQLRLDHADASLEQLGRLADPPITKDAIAGRIRRLLQLAEKTEKARRQSA; this is translated from the coding sequence TTGGCTCTTCTGGATGACGTCAAAAGCGAGCTGGCCGCAATCGATAACGAACTGCCGATCGCCAAAAAGGCGCAGGCGACAGCGATGATTCGATTCGGCAATGGTTTGCACTCGGTGGATCACCACATTCTCGTGCAGGTGCAGCTCGACTCCCAAGATGCGGCTGCTTGGCTGCAGGACACCATCAAGAACCTGTATGGTCATGAAGCCACGCTTACTCCTGTCTCTAGGCAGACGCCAACCGGCACCGTGCAGCGTTATGTGATTCGCGTGCCGAAGGGCAGTACGGCGCTCGTGCTGCAGACCGGCCTGTACAGCCGTTACACCAAGAACATGGTGCTTGGTCTTCCAAGCGATATCATCAACGGCAAAATCGCGCAGATCAAGTCCGCATGGCGCGGCGCGTTCCTCGCCAACGGACGTCTGTCCGATCCAGGCAAGGCCAGCTATCTTGAAATCGTGTGCCCGAACCATGAGGCCGCTCTGGCACTGGTCTCCACCGCACGGCGTCTGGGCATCACCGCCAAGCCGCGTAAGCTACGCAGCTCCGAACGCGTCACCCTGCGCGATCCCGACGCCATCGAACGTATGCTCATTCTTATGGGTGCGCCGCGCTCCGCACGCGAGTGGACCGGAAAGCGTTCCGACGGCGAAGCTCGGGGCAAAGCCAACCGTCTGGCCAACTTCGACGACGCCAACATGCGTCGCAGCGCCAAGGCGGCTGCGGAAGCATGCGACAAGGTTCGTCAGGCGTTTGAGATTCTTGGAGATGACATTCCAGACAACCTCAAATCGGCCGGCCAGCTTCGTCTCGACCATGCTGATGCGTCGCTGGAACAGCTGGGACGTTTGGCCGATCCACCAATCACCAAGGATGCCATCGCGGGCCGCATCCGTCGACTTCTGCAGCTCGCCGAGAAAACCGAAAAGGCGCGCCGCCAGTCGGCTTGA
- a CDS encoding shikimate dehydrogenase family protein has protein sequence MTEVNHRCAVLGKPIAHSLSPVLHNAAYHALHLDDWSYDKHEVGEPDLEGFLESLDPTWSGLSLTMPLKKTIQPYGTPCNTWAKELMVANTAVFDWTKTCVNGNSNIPFIRLYNTDVRGIELAFEHSYQTRAITPKTDRSGTAVIIGNGNTATSALAACVEMSAIGHVIVVARHPEKNADLKPLAERYMPSEQPISIVGMDHAIEALRQADVAINTIPGLAADGIAESLRMPGVRMHGTLLDVVYDPRPTKLMQAWRQQGGIAIGGEQMLLYQAMVQVWLMTGIWDDDPPSGMVDQDCTARLEQAMRIALEEAL, from the coding sequence ATGACCGAGGTCAACCACCGGTGCGCGGTTCTGGGCAAGCCCATCGCACATTCATTGTCTCCGGTGCTGCACAATGCCGCTTATCACGCGTTGCATCTTGACGACTGGTCGTACGACAAGCATGAGGTGGGCGAGCCTGATCTTGAGGGCTTTCTTGAATCGCTTGATCCGACCTGGTCGGGACTCAGCCTGACCATGCCATTGAAGAAAACGATCCAGCCATACGGAACACCGTGCAATACATGGGCCAAAGAGCTTATGGTTGCCAATACCGCGGTGTTTGATTGGACCAAAACCTGCGTCAATGGCAATTCGAACATCCCCTTCATCAGGCTATATAACACGGACGTACGCGGCATCGAACTCGCTTTCGAACACTCGTATCAGACACGTGCGATAACGCCGAAGACGGACCGTTCTGGAACGGCCGTGATCATCGGCAACGGCAACACCGCAACGTCGGCGTTAGCGGCATGCGTGGAGATGTCTGCGATCGGACATGTCATCGTTGTGGCTCGCCATCCTGAGAAGAACGCCGATCTCAAGCCACTTGCCGAACGGTATATGCCATCGGAACAGCCGATCAGCATTGTCGGCATGGACCACGCCATCGAAGCGTTGCGCCAGGCTGATGTGGCGATAAACACCATTCCCGGATTGGCTGCGGACGGTATTGCCGAATCATTGAGAATGCCAGGTGTGCGCATGCATGGAACATTGCTCGACGTCGTATATGACCCACGCCCTACCAAGCTGATGCAGGCATGGCGCCAACAGGGAGGAATCGCCATTGGCGGCGAGCAGATGCTGTTGTATCAGGCCATGGTGCAGGTCTGGTTGATGACGGGAATCTGGGATGACGATCCGCCGAGCGGTATGGTTGATCAGGATTGCACCGCGCGTTTGGAACAAGCCATGCGCATCGCGCTTGAGGAGGCTCTGTGA
- the tpiA gene encoding triose-phosphate isomerase, with amino-acid sequence MASQRIPLVAGNWKMNFDHLEATYFVQQLAWKLRDIHFDYRHCEIALMPSFTSLRSVQVLVESDNLKIHYGAQAVSVTSQGAFTGDVSADMIAHLGCSYVIVGHSERRKYHPEDDANIVDQVRAVLAAGMQPILCVGESYEERRKGIELDFAVGQVHDVTRDLSDEEASRLIVAYEPIWAIGSGMVATPQSAQDAAKAIRDDLAETFGTHVGESVRILYGGSVSSKNAEELIGEPDVDGFLIGGAALNVDELTRICQLTMNATV; translated from the coding sequence ATGGCATCGCAACGAATTCCACTGGTCGCCGGCAATTGGAAGATGAACTTCGACCATCTTGAAGCCACCTATTTCGTTCAGCAGCTCGCATGGAAACTTCGTGACATCCATTTCGACTACCGCCATTGTGAAATCGCATTGATGCCGTCCTTCACATCGTTACGCAGCGTGCAGGTGTTGGTCGAATCCGACAATTTGAAGATTCACTACGGCGCACAGGCTGTTTCCGTAACATCGCAGGGCGCGTTCACTGGAGATGTGTCTGCCGATATGATCGCCCACCTCGGCTGTTCGTATGTGATTGTCGGACATTCCGAACGACGAAAGTACCATCCGGAAGATGATGCGAACATCGTGGATCAGGTACGCGCTGTTTTGGCGGCCGGAATGCAGCCGATTCTTTGCGTCGGCGAAAGCTACGAGGAACGTCGCAAAGGCATTGAGCTTGATTTCGCCGTGGGGCAGGTGCATGACGTCACACGCGATCTTTCCGACGAGGAAGCGTCGCGTCTGATTGTGGCGTATGAGCCGATATGGGCCATCGGCTCCGGAATGGTGGCCACTCCACAATCCGCTCAGGACGCGGCCAAGGCGATTCGGGATGATTTGGCTGAAACTTTCGGCACGCATGTAGGAGAGTCCGTGCGCATTCTGTATGGTGGCTCCGTCTCCTCAAAGAACGCCGAAGAATTGATTGGCGAGCCCGATGTGGATGGATTCCTTATCGGCGGTGCCGCGCTGAACGTGGATGAGCTCACCAGAATCTGCCAGCTCACCATGAATGCGACAGTATGA
- the pnuC gene encoding nicotinamide riboside transporter PnuC codes for MFNLILVDRGRLTNYLWGFIGCATWLIVAIMNHLVGDIFAQIFYVTMQFVGVWVWQRQLDRQEKNEYEEVNARMFTWWQGILAVIATIVIYLIVVFVSSHTGGVQVRLDGTLLPLGIVGQILMTYGYRSQWVAWIILDVIKVVIWFNQLSAGGPGAMSMFVLQVVMLANGFYGAWVWFHKSSTMAVSDDLQSSICTESIIANGGR; via the coding sequence GTGTTCAATCTCATTCTCGTCGACCGTGGGCGACTGACCAACTATCTGTGGGGCTTCATCGGTTGCGCCACTTGGCTGATCGTTGCCATCATGAACCATCTCGTCGGAGACATCTTCGCTCAGATCTTCTACGTCACCATGCAGTTCGTCGGCGTATGGGTGTGGCAGCGCCAGCTTGATCGTCAGGAAAAAAACGAGTATGAGGAAGTCAATGCCCGCATGTTCACATGGTGGCAAGGCATTCTCGCCGTCATCGCAACCATCGTGATCTATCTGATTGTGGTATTCGTGTCGAGCCATACTGGCGGTGTACAGGTTCGGCTTGACGGCACGCTGCTGCCGCTTGGTATCGTCGGACAGATTCTCATGACATACGGCTACCGCAGCCAGTGGGTCGCATGGATTATTCTTGACGTGATCAAGGTGGTTATCTGGTTCAACCAGCTTTCCGCCGGAGGTCCTGGCGCCATGTCGATGTTCGTTCTTCAGGTGGTCATGTTGGCCAACGGTTTTTACGGCGCATGGGTCTGGTTCCACAAGAGCAGCACTATGGCCGTATCGGATGATCTGCAATCAAGTATTTGCACGGAAAGCATAATCGCAAATGGTGGCCGCTGA
- a CDS encoding aminotransferase class I/II-fold pyridoxal phosphate-dependent enzyme, with product MAESFSNRLNVAMAFRNVKQIDFVHAAEKFNIKLGKSHMSQYVSGKTVPRADIAHFLAAFLQVNEDWLMGKDVPMEQNVATLPAIKSDEAQHDSNPASAQSTEGKTMRTFTKSHKLDNVLYDVRGPVADEAARMEAAGTHILKLNIGNPAPFGFRTPDEVVYDMAQQLPETEGYSPSKGLFSARKAIMQYAQLKNIPNVSIDDIFTGNGVSELINLSLSALLDDGDEVLVPSPDYPLWTACVNLAGGTAVHYICDEGSEWYPDIDDIRSKITDKTKAIVIINPNNPTGALYPKELLQQIVDIAREHQLIIFSDEIYDRLVMDGLEHISIASLAPDLFCVTFSGLSKSHMIAGYRIGWMILSGNKRIAKDYIEGLNMLANMRMCSNVPAQSVVQTALGGHQSVKDYIKPGGRVYEQRELVYQMLNEIPGVTAVKPKAAFYIFPKLNVKKFNIHSDEQFALDLLHDKHILISHGGAFNWQNPDHFRVVYLPRITMLKETVSEIGDFLSTYHQA from the coding sequence ATGGCGGAATCGTTCTCCAACCGGTTGAACGTCGCTATGGCGTTCCGCAATGTCAAACAAATTGACTTTGTGCATGCTGCTGAGAAGTTCAATATCAAACTTGGCAAAAGTCATATGAGTCAGTACGTGAGCGGCAAAACCGTGCCGCGTGCCGATATCGCCCATTTTCTTGCGGCTTTTCTGCAGGTCAATGAGGACTGGCTGATGGGAAAGGACGTTCCCATGGAGCAGAACGTCGCCACCTTGCCCGCAATCAAGTCTGATGAAGCCCAACATGATAGCAATCCTGCATCAGCGCAATCAACAGAAGGAAAGACTATGCGCACCTTTACGAAATCTCATAAGCTCGACAATGTGCTCTACGACGTTCGTGGTCCGGTGGCGGACGAGGCAGCACGCATGGAAGCCGCGGGAACGCATATTCTGAAACTCAATATCGGCAATCCTGCGCCATTCGGATTCCGGACTCCGGATGAAGTCGTGTATGATATGGCGCAACAGCTCCCTGAAACCGAAGGATATTCACCGTCCAAGGGTCTGTTCTCGGCACGCAAAGCCATCATGCAGTATGCACAGCTCAAGAATATTCCGAACGTCTCCATCGATGATATCTTCACCGGCAATGGCGTCAGCGAGCTCATCAACCTGTCGCTGTCCGCGTTGCTGGATGATGGCGACGAGGTGCTGGTGCCTTCGCCGGACTATCCTCTGTGGACCGCCTGCGTGAATTTGGCTGGCGGTACCGCCGTGCATTACATCTGTGATGAGGGATCCGAATGGTATCCCGATATCGACGATATCCGCTCTAAAATCACGGATAAGACCAAGGCAATTGTCATCATCAATCCAAATAATCCGACCGGAGCGCTTTATCCAAAGGAACTGCTGCAACAAATCGTCGACATTGCCCGAGAACATCAGCTCATTATTTTCTCCGATGAGATTTACGATCGTTTGGTCATGGATGGACTGGAGCATATTTCTATCGCATCGCTGGCTCCGGACCTGTTCTGTGTAACGTTCTCCGGTCTGTCGAAGTCGCATATGATTGCCGGATATCGCATTGGATGGATGATACTTTCCGGCAACAAGCGTATTGCGAAGGATTACATCGAGGGCTTGAACATGCTGGCGAACATGCGTATGTGCTCGAATGTCCCAGCTCAGTCGGTGGTACAGACCGCTTTGGGCGGGCATCAGAGCGTCAAGGATTACATCAAGCCAGGTGGCCGTGTGTACGAGCAGCGCGAACTGGTCTATCAGATGCTCAATGAAATTCCCGGCGTTACCGCAGTTAAGCCGAAAGCGGCGTTCTATATCTTCCCGAAGCTGAACGTCAAGAAGTTCAATATTCACTCCGACGAGCAGTTTGCGTTGGATCTGCTGCATGACAAGCATATTCTGATCAGTCATGGCGGTGCATTCAACTGGCAGAATCCGGATCATTTCAGGGTGGTATATCTGCCACGTATCACGATGTTAAAGGAAACCGTAAGTGAGATCGGTGATTTCTTGAGCACATATCATCAGGCATGA
- a CDS encoding phosphoglycerate kinase has protein sequence MKTLKDLGDLKGKRVLVRADFNVPLDGTTITDDGRIKAALPTIKALREEGAKVILMAHLGRPKGKVVPELSLAPVAARLGELLGIEVPLAEDTYGEDAQAKVAAMGDGDVVLLQNVRYNPEETSKDPEERAAYAKKIAALGEAFVSDGFGVVHRAQGSNYDVAADLPAAAGLLVEKEVKALSRATVEPERPLTVVLGGSKVSDKLGVIENLLDKANRLVIGGGMVYTFLKAKGLEVGTSLLEEDQVETVKGYIERAEQNGVELVLPTDIVVNPVFPKSDEDIAPEVVAADAIPADKMGLDIGPDSQKLFHDKIVDSKTVVWNGPMGVFEVPAFAAGTEAVAQGLVDATAAGAFTIVGGGDSASAVRNLGFPEDGFSHISTGGGASLEFLEGKELPGLKVLD, from the coding sequence ATGAAGACACTCAAGGATCTTGGAGATCTCAAGGGCAAGCGCGTTCTCGTTCGCGCCGATTTCAACGTTCCGCTGGACGGCACCACGATCACCGATGACGGTCGTATCAAGGCCGCTCTGCCGACCATTAAGGCCCTGCGCGAAGAAGGCGCGAAGGTCATTCTGATGGCTCACCTCGGCCGTCCGAAGGGCAAGGTCGTTCCGGAACTGTCCCTTGCCCCGGTCGCTGCTCGTCTCGGCGAGCTGCTCGGCATCGAGGTCCCGCTGGCTGAAGACACCTATGGTGAGGATGCCCAGGCCAAGGTCGCCGCAATGGGCGACGGCGATGTCGTTCTGCTGCAGAACGTGCGTTACAACCCGGAAGAAACCAGCAAGGATCCGGAGGAGCGCGCCGCTTATGCCAAGAAGATTGCTGCGCTCGGCGAAGCGTTCGTATCCGATGGCTTCGGCGTCGTGCACCGCGCACAGGGCTCCAATTACGACGTTGCTGCCGATCTTCCGGCTGCTGCCGGCCTGCTGGTCGAGAAGGAAGTCAAGGCTCTGTCCCGCGCTACCGTTGAGCCGGAACGCCCGCTGACCGTCGTGCTCGGCGGTTCCAAGGTCTCCGACAAGCTCGGTGTGATCGAAAACCTGCTCGACAAGGCCAACCGTCTGGTCATTGGCGGCGGCATGGTTTACACCTTCCTCAAGGCCAAGGGCCTCGAGGTCGGCACCTCCCTGCTGGAAGAGGATCAGGTCGAGACCGTCAAAGGCTACATCGAGCGCGCTGAGCAGAACGGCGTCGAACTCGTGTTGCCGACCGATATCGTGGTGAACCCGGTCTTCCCGAAGTCCGATGAGGACATCGCTCCGGAAGTCGTGGCTGCCGACGCCATTCCGGCTGACAAGATGGGTCTGGACATCGGTCCGGATTCCCAGAAGCTCTTCCACGACAAGATCGTGGATTCCAAGACCGTCGTTTGGAACGGCCCGATGGGCGTGTTCGAGGTTCCGGCTTTCGCTGCCGGCACCGAGGCCGTGGCCCAGGGTCTGGTCGACGCTACCGCAGCTGGTGCGTTCACCATCGTCGGCGGCGGTGATTCCGCTTCCGCAGTGCGTAACCTCGGCTTCCCGGAGGATGGCTTCTCGCACATCTCCACCGGTGGCGGTGCCTCCCTCGAGTTCCTCGAGGGTAAGGAACTGCCGGGCCTGAAGGTGCTCGACTGA